ttttttttgacaaattcCCATCACTTCGTCTTTGCCATGACTACTCCCGCATACGTTCGGTGTCTACGCTGCTCTTGTCTGTTTTCTTTGAATGCCCATCCGTTCGTTGAGTGCTTACCTGCTGATGGGCGGAGTTTCGCCACCGCACACCCGCCCGCCCATTGGGTAACAGCTGCCGCCGTCGGGAATGAAGATTGTCCCTGATGTGCTTTGTTATGTTAATTCCGCTCTTGTTGAGTGTCTGATGTTTGATTGGAAGGGCGTGTTTGACTGGCGGCCATTGAAGCCGTTAAATTTGCTTTGATGAAACCGACTGAAATGGCACTCAGCAGGTTTTAATTTGggtttaaaatgtattcaaagcATGCAGGAAAGTTAGTGTAAAATGGCAGCGAGacacacaagaaaaataaataccgtaattttcggactataagtcgcaccggagtataagtcgcaccagccataaaatgcccagaaaagtgaaaaaaaaacatatatatgtatataagtcgctcctgagtataagtcgcccccccacccaaactatgaaaaaaaaccgcgacttatagtccgaaaattacggtaaatgcaTTCTgctcattttgaaaacaaactgaaagGGAAGGGAAATTCCATGCTAACCATTTATGCAGtaaaagaagacaaatatTAAAACTAAGGACCTGAAAGTGCACTAAAATCAAACAAGGTTTCGGACAACGAAGCTGATGACAAGTCACATAGTGGAAGCGACGGTGTGAAATGACGACGAGCGAGTAGGAAGAAAGACCATTAGCGAGTAAATGATGTCGAGGAGCGACGGGAGACCAGATGAAAGCGTTGCAGTTAATTGACACGGCGAGTGACGGGCGCCGGCGGCAACGTAACACTAACACACATTGGCAAAAAAACAGCCTGCGGCTTCTCCTCGCCAAAAAACACTAACGAGatgaacatttgcattttcttccaaaaagTGGAAATGGGCGAGCTTGTTCCGCAACGGGATCGGCAACTACATCGGCGACGTTTTGTGGGAGCAAGAGTGATGCTCATTACTGTCGGCACCGCAAATGCTGAGCCGGTCGCTCCCGGCAGAAGTTTTGTGCTTGCAGAGGTGCAACTCAAATGTCCAACTTTGCCaacttttttctccccctgtCAGCTGGAGAACAAATATGAGATGTTCCAAAACCTAAAATAATTCTATCCACACTTGAGTTTTCcttgagtttaaaaaaagttttttttcttcttcttcttacaGGGGCTGTTCAAAAAGTAAACTTTTCAATATTTGGAGTCACAACTTTGAGTTTCTTTCGACTTGTATATTGTTAGGAAGGTGCGTTACTGTGCAGGCCTCCCTAGCTGCCATTAGCGTTACCAAATTGTTGCAGTATATTTCACAGCTCATAAGCCATTTCGTTTGAATTTTGAGTGTTTCGGGATTCTAGTTTGGCAAACGGTTAAGCTTAAACCTCTCAGTGTTTTGAGATTGTTGTTATTCCCGGCGGCTCTCAGTAGCTAACCTCTGCAAATAGCGGGAGCTCACTGgctaatattttgtgttttgtgtatgtgtgtgtgtgtgtgtgtgtgtgagtgtgtgtttgcaggcAGGTGTGATAAACATCCACTTCTTCAAGCGAGAGTCTTTGATCACAGTCATGCTGAGATGATGTTGcatgcacagacacacaaacacgtgcTAGTACCTATTTCTTGATGTCGACTTTTTGGTTAGCATTTGTTGGTTTGGATCTCCAGTGatcaatttttttcatttgaagctCAAGCATTTAAGCTTGACAAGAAGTGAAGAAGCAGACGGCTAGTTTAGCTTCTACCCCCAAGCGCTCAGCGACTGTTCTCACTCGCTACTAAATATATGCAAGCGGGTCAAACATTTGGAAGCATTTTGCATGTTAAAAGAAGGCCATGCTAATGACACACGAGCGAGTGTGAGTGCATTCTCGTGTCGTTTTTGCGGATTCCGTTTTGaacgacacacacactcgtgaGGCATGAAGCACTTTTGCACTTAGGCTACATTGTCAGCATTTTAGTAGCCTAATGCAGAACAAGCGCAAGAAgcagacatttttattatgataAACTATTTTTTGGGTGGGTCCAGGGGACTTGAAGTTTTATTCTTATGAAGGcctgtttggtttttttacagcgaaaaaaatcctttatatcattattttaattctgTCAACTAAATTGTGTTATGAGGGactttaattttaattgtcagtttgatttattctttatgGCAATTAAATCTGCTTTTAGGGGCTAATGCTTCTAttccttttcttcttattaTGATCATTGCACCATGTAAAGTGCCCTTTGGCGGTTCTTCAATTCTCACGTTTAGTGCGCTAGCAGCCAAATTGGCCGTATTTCATTCCAAACGACTTGAAAGTACGGCCGGCGCTCGTACGTCTTCGTACGGCGGTCCACTGCGGCGAGCGCTTAAGTGGCTGCAGACTGGCGTGCATCACAATCAACAGGCGCGATGGACACCAgcacaaattgaaatgaacCAGAGGGGGAAACGAGAGGCCTCGGCACTGGCGAGCTTTATCCCATCTGCTTCCTTCTCACATTCCACGCAATCTCATTATCCCGCCGCTTCTTCTATTGTGCCGCCGGCCGGCTTCTCCTTCCTCGCAGATTTCCCCCTAAAGTGCGTTTAATGGCATTTGATTGGGAGAGCCGAGAGGATTGAGCCCAGCTCCCGGCGGCCGGATCAATGCCTCCAAATGATCCGTTGCCTCGTTCCTCCTCGCGCCCGGCGAGGCGTGAAGGCGCTCATTTCACATCCAACTCACTTCCACCGTTGGCCCTGCGGGAAAGCCACCGCCGTCGTTTCTTGAGAAGGATAATTCGTCCCAAAGCCCAATAGCCGGCCGGACCTGAAATGTCTCCATCGCCGACGATCAATGACTGtcaaggagagagagagagggaaaaaagtgaATTTATTTAAGAAGAACCTTCACCGGTGCACTTGTTTGGCTGACGACTTGATCTTGGGTGCGAAAGAATGTCGGGCAAGGCGCAGTGATGGCGCCAAGCAGAATATTGTCTTTTTTGACCTTGTAGACAACCAAATGAAAGATTCCTTCATGACGCTTCAATTTCTAAATTGAGATCATTTCTCTTTTGTCGTGCATTTATGGCGACAAACGCTTGGGACGATCGAATTGCCTGAGCTCGCCACGTTGGTGAGTTTCCGTGTTCCGTGAGCGAATCTGAAAGAGACTCAGTGCTGCCAACTGCTGGccagtttttttattctttaactTTGCGGGGTTTTTTTTATGACCGACAGACCGGGCTCCTTCCAtttccataaaaaaacattgtcgTTGACAAGACAAGTTCAGTCATTTTGCTCGTGctgacatttacatttttttttcatttatttctttttcaatctgTTTATTTCTGCACTCAACATGACCTCCATTTGTCAACCCCGGCTCACCTGCTTCCATTCCACATGCGAATCGTCTCTAATGAAGCGTCGCTTTATTACACCTGAACCGAAGAAACCTTTGCCGCGAGGGATCGTCattgattttcttctttttctaatCAAAAGCCTCCACCGGCTGCACTgagcctttttttatttagtttgtttgAAAGTGTTTATTGACGCGACCTCCAGCTGACGGGTTTATATCTGGGATGGCGTTATCATGGAAACGgctaaaaaaaagcctcaaatTCAGTTTCATGGGAATTTGTcagaattttttatttgttttctcccaTGGAAAATTGATCAATACAGTACAAtcaaacataaaatgaaagaaaattgaaaacaacTTTCCATTTCAGGTTCTGGCACGGGGAGTACCGGGTGGCGGTGAACATCAATGACTACCTGGACGTCTACTGCCCGTACTACGAGGGCCCGCCCAGTCACGGGCGAATGGAACGCTACATCCTTTTCATGGTCAACCACGAGGGCTACGCTAGCTGCCAGCACCGGCTGCGCGGCTTCAAGCGCTGGGAGTGCAACCGGCCCAGCGGCGCCGACGGCCCGCTCAGGTTCTCCGAGAAGTTCCAGCTCTTCACGCCCTTCTCGCTGGGCTTCGAGTTCAGGCCCGGACACGAGTACTACTACATCTGTACGtgcccagtgtgtgtgtgtttgtgtgtatgtgcaattactagcatttttttatttatttaaagggAAGGTCCTTCAAAGCATAAACCAGAAAAGtggaaaatgatttgattgaatcataattagttttttttagtgaCTCTTGGCCTCCCCTGACATCGGATTTTGACTGCTCCACACTTGAAAAATGCAAGTGTGTGGGTACGAGTGTGTTTGCTACGCCCGCCGCCGCTCTGCATGCATTTGTAAACATTATGTAAATATGCAATCAACGCGAGCAACTCGGCACGCTCAAGACGTAAACACGGCTGccatctttctttctctggCTGCTTTTCCTCCGTCAGCTCActttgtaatcattttcttaTTATCGCAGTTGATGCGCTTTAACAACGGAGGAGTTCGTGTCACAGATGGGGGTCCTGCGCACCCCACCGCCTCCCTCCCCTGTCATTCACCTTGTCAATTGGAAATATGctacaatataaaaaaaaaagcaaggcgGGGGTAATCACTTTGAAAGCTTTTTTGGTGGAGTGATTTCAACACTTGTTTGGAAGCACTTGAACAAGGCTTCAAAGACGCCTGGCCTCCccggaataaataaataaataaattcatacATAGATAAATACAtagaaactaaaaaaaacatattcagTAAAAATACTGGTAAGATGGAAAATAATGGCAAGTGTTGGTAACAATGGAAAATACtcccaaaaaatgaaagcaaaaaaggaaaaattaaataacatttttaattgcatcAAATTGTCAAGATAATAATGTTTCAAaacttataaataaatatggaaaaaatactgcaacttaaaatgaaatgttaatgATATGAAAATCCGAATTTTACATATTTGAATGAATGCCAAATGTTGCAAAGATAACCACCTGAAGCCTGAGTTGTGCTTTTCCCActccacacatgcacacacactcctttGTTTCCAATTGGCCCGGTGGGCCCCCTGGGGTTGTATAGTCGCCAACTTGGGTATTGTATTACCACAAATCCCCCAGGGGTTTGGGCAtattccttaaaaaaaaaaggcaaagtgttTGCAGAAGTGTGTGCAGTAGTAGTGGGGGGAGTTGCCGGGTCAGTTGTCAAGTGATTGTGAGTGCGTGAAAGGCCGTGTCCATCATCTTGACAAGCAGACATGCACTTTGCtctctgacacacacatacacacacgcgcacacacacacaggtctttattcctgtgtgtgtgcgatgTATgttctgataaaaaaaacacattgattttttttctctgtgatTCATGACCTGGTGCCTGGATGGTTTGCGTGTGCGCACACAAGTGTGTGTACGTTGGTCATGCGGCTGACATGTTGACAGGTCTGAagggcccctccctccccacctCTGTTCTCCCAGCTGCCCTCTGATGAGCCTGAGTGACTCTCAATGGGCTTTCAGGACACGTCGCGATTGTGGATGTGCTGGGAAAAGGAAGCAGCGGGAGGGAGCGCTGATAAGAGATGGGCAAAACGCAACAAAAGTAGAATTTGGCGGAGGGGTGAGGTCATATCGGTCGTGTCACAATCATCGGTGAACAATAATTCAGAATCAGTAATTGATGGGAACCAAAGTTTgcagtctcttttttttgcatttggggTGTAATTGCATTGTCGGCCAATAGATGGAAGCACACTATTTACTTTGTGTAAATTTGAAAAGAAGCATTTCAGCTCCGCCCACGCACGTGTAAAATAACCCAGACCACCTTAGTGACAGATTTTCCATCTTCATTCTTCAACGGGGCGACTTCAGGTAGCGCGGCATTCATGTTGATGCCTCGCTGTGTTTAATCTTCATGAGCGTCATCATTAAAGTCTTCTCTAATGACTGCGCAAGCGTTCAATGAAGACAAATGAGCGAGTGATGATTTACTCTTCACGTACGGTTTAACTTAATGAGGCGGCGTGTCAAATGGTGGAACGGCCGagtttatttatgtcatcagTCATTTGTAGCGGGAATTGATTGTTTGCAATAACGTCGTTTTCAATCTGCCAGATGAATTATTAAAtcactgagttttttttttctcaagccCAATCTAATGTCtgattgtttaaaacaaaaaagctttcACCGATTGACATCAAATTGTTTAGACATTTAAATCATAAAAggacccacaaaaaagtctaaagaacaggaagtcggccattttggattGAAATAGCCATTTTGGACCAACTCCAGGTCTCTAacattttctctctcccccccaTCTTACATGGGCGGAGCATGCCATTAGAATTGTCGGCCATTTTGAGGATTCCGATATCTGTATCTCTTGAAGTAATCACTGTTTTGGATCTCTTTGCAGCATCTCCTCATCCGAACCACGTGGGCCGAGCGTGTCTCAAGCTGAAGGTGTATGTCAGACCTCCTGGTGAGTCACCGCACACACCCAAACACAAAAGATCCAGACTGGCCAGCGCTGTTAGATGAAAGGTTCCGATCGAATGCCTCGGTTCAAAGTCGATGCCCTGATTTGGGGAGAAACCAGACAAAGAACTGTGAGGCACCATGCTGAGTGCTTCAATTTGTCTGCAATCATATTAGTAAGCAAAAGCGCAATTGATTGTAGAACTCCGCCTTTGTGTCTTCAGTGTTGTCTTTGATTCTGTAATCTACCCCGATGGAGCAATGCGGTGAATGTAGGTCATGTGGCAGGAAGCTGTTACGCAACTCTTAATTTGAAAGTCTACCAGTGCGAGCTGGATGTGCAGCATCCAACCTGCCTGGTAACTCGCCTCCCTTGATGGTGACACACTTTGAAGATGTCAGTGGGAGGAAAAGGGGGGAggacatgtgtgtgtgccagcTTTCCAGGCTTTGGAtgcttttccttccttccaaatTACTGAAACGACATCAATTCCGTTGCTTGGATTCTGGAGTGATATGTGTCCGTCATTGCGACCCGTCTCGCGTGGCAAGTAGCGGCACGGTGCTTTACAAgtggcttgtgtgtgtgtgtgtgtcagctcTCTGCTCCAGATTCGGCGAGTCTCTGTGATTAAACTGTAATTAGGTTGGTTAAACCCCCCGCAGAGCTGGGCTGCTGTCGCCTCCTCCCGCCTCTGTCGTCGCTCTGCTTTGCCTCTCCACTTGCAGCCAGAGTCGCGTTTGCCTTTTCCCACCGGCTCCCGATGATTTCACTAAGCCATATGCTCGAGTTGGGTTTGGAACTGGTTTAAATCCTGGTCTGGTCGTTCATATTGCAACAAGTCAATTCCCAAACGTATTTgctaatttgttgttttgtctttcagtTTTTGGTGGGATGGGATATTTTGTCGCCTCTGGTTTGTGTGTTTCAGATGGCTCGGGATACGATTCCCCGGAGCCGTTCCTGACCGACGGCGGTCCGAGCCGGAGAGCAGACTCGGCGACCCCTCTAGCCGCTCTAGCCTGGCTGCTGCTGGGACTCTTCTCCTGGCAATGAACCAACTCTCCCTCTTCCTGGAGCTCCTGCCTCGGGATGCCAGGCTGGGCTGGGCCGGGCAGGACAGGACAGGGCTGGCTGTCCCTCCCTCGaaactccccccccctcaggGAAGCCCTTTGACCCCTGCTCGCCCCATCCACCTCCCCTTCCCACCCCCACTTGTCGACAATGCGACCACCAGCCACCACCACTGCCAGCCCCCCGTCCCCGCCCCCTTTGCGGGCCTGGCGAGTCTGCAGGGTGGACCAGATTTGTTGCACTCTGGGAAATGTCCTCTCACTCGTATCGGGATCTTCTTTGGATGTGACGATCGACCAGGTAGATGTAGCCGTGGATACGATTCGACTTGTCATCCATCCAGGTCGGCCCGGATgcacaaaacagtttttgtaCTCCCAAAGCCTGAAGCGCAAGTAGCCATGcccgcatttttttttgtacaagcTAATCCAATTGCCGTCGACTAAACAGAACCGGGTCACGCGAGT
Above is a genomic segment from Syngnathus acus chromosome 22, fSynAcu1.2, whole genome shotgun sequence containing:
- the efna2a gene encoding ephrin-A2, producing MAVKCGAMEVLILAALSWMCVWAEEKIIFDRHSVYWNSSNPKFWHGEYRVAVNINDYLDVYCPYYEGPPSHGRMERYILFMVNHEGYASCQHRLRGFKRWECNRPSGADGPLRFSEKFQLFTPFSLGFEFRPGHEYYYISSPHPNHVGRACLKLKVYVRPPGSGYDSPEPFLTDGGPSRRADSATPLAALAWLLLGLFSWQ